GGTCAATTCTGAGAAAATGACTCCTCTGGATCTGCTCAGCCTGAAGGGAGAGCTGCCAAGCAAAGATGAGGAGAGAAACTATGACGAAGCACCCAGGCCTCTCCGCCTCAGCCTGGCAGGAATATCGTTCAAGGGTATGGAAAAAGTCGCTCTGATAAAACATCTCGATTTAGAGGAAACATATGAAATGCATGCCGGAGACAGAACTGCGGATTTCCAGCTGCTGGAAATCGGCGATGACCGTGTCACTATTTTTGCCTTTGGACTGAACATGAAAAGGACCCTCAGCGTGGACCCCTGGCTCTGATTGCATATTTATGATAAAATCCCGGCATGCCCATCCGCCGTAAAATCTTCCTGCTCGTGATCAGTGTGCTCTTCATCTGCAGCCTTATCCAGACCCTGGTTTTTCTTGATTACTTTTCCGGCGACAAGACCAGGTCCGGAGCGGCTAAATTCACGGAAATGGCCATGCTGATCGGAACAGCCTTCAGGAATATGCATCAGCCGGAATTCGAAAAATACTGCGGAGAACTCCTGAAAATCAGGCACACGGATGAATATGCCACAACAAAACTTTTCTTCATCAGCATCTCTCCTGCTGCATCACCCGACAGCCCTGTTCTCAGCCTGCTGGACTGGGATAAAATTTCTGTCAGGGGCGAAAACGCCGATGCAGCACAGGTAATCAGCCAGATTAAAAAGGATTATGCAAAGCGGACCACCCTGAGCATAATCAAAGTCAGGATTGAAGGCGAAAATCCCGTAGTCATTGAAATAGGCCTGGATATGATCAAGCATTACAGGCAGAAAAACTTCATCTATCTGCTCTCATTCGGGGTACTGCTGCTAGGACTGTTGTTCGGCTGGGCAGGGAGCGCTTATTTTTCGAAATATCTGAGCGCACCTTTGGAAGACCTGGCCGGGAAAATACTGGAAGTGGGCCGCGGCAACCTGGACATCAAAGCAAATGTCATGAGCACGGACGAAATTGGGATACTGGCCAGATCATTCAATCAGATGATTACAGGCCTGAAAGAAAAGGAATTTTACAAAAGCACGCTTCAGCGCTATGTTTCCAAGCAGGTGGCGGACAAAATACTCGCCAACAGGGACAGCCTGGTGTTGAAAGGCGAGAAGAGGCTGGTCACAGTGATGTTCGCCGACATCCGCGGATTCACCCCGCTTTCCGAGAAACTCGCCCCTGAAAAACTGGTGGAAACCCTTAATCAATATTTCGAGATTATAGTGGATGTAATTTTCAGATATAATGGTACCTTGGACAAGTTCATAGGCGACGCAGTGATGGCCTACTGGGGAGCTCCGATCTCCCAGGAAAACGACGTTCTGAACGCGGTCTGTGCTGCCCAGGAAATGCGGAACAGACTGCTTGAATTCAACGAAAAGAGAGCAAAAAAAGGTCTGGAACAGATCAGCCTGGGCATCGGGCTTAATACAGGTGAAGTCATCGCCGGAAACATCGGGGCTGTCAAACGTCTGGAATACACAGTAATCGGAGATGACGTGAACACCGCCCAGAGGATCGAGTCGCAGTCAAAGGGCATGGAAGTGCTGATCAGCGAAAAAACCTATGAAATCATCAGGAAACACCTGAAGGTGGAGGAAATGGAACCTGCCAGTCTTAAAGGTAAAGCCCAGCCTGTGCGGATTTTCAAAGTTCTTGGAATAATTTCCAAAACGGAGGGTAGTCGATCATGAAAAATTGCTTTCTCCCATGCCTTTTTCTCTGCCTCTCTCTTTTCCAGCATTCCGCCTTTTGCAGTGAACAGAAATCAGAACCCGGAGTGACAGCCGGAAACACTCACGAAATGAATACAGAACCTTCACCGGTAACATCCGAGGTTAAAGTCATAACCCTTCTCAAAGACAATTTTCAACTGATAAAGGATAAACCCGCACTCTCACTAGAGATTTACCTGGCGATCCTGAGAATGATGGAAAAGGATAAAACTCCTGACGCTGAAATGGAAAAGCACTGGAATGCCTTCTCTGACTTCAAGACTGCCTGGTTTACTGAAATTGCCAAAACACCCGACCAGGCTCTGTCGGATTTCAACTCTCAGCTTCTGGATCTTGACCTTCCGCAGAAAAAACTAAATCTCGGCATCAGCTGCGGACTGGATTCCTTCAGGAAAAAGCAGGAGTTTCTGAAAGTAAACCCTCTGGCCGAACTGCAGAATTCAGCCCTCTGGCAGTTAAGAGATAAACTCTATGACAGATTCCAGGCCAGAGCCAGGGAAATGAATGAGGATGACAGGCATGGATTCATTGAAGACACAAGTGCCTATCTGGACAAGTTCGGGGCACTGGCAGATGAATATAAAAACAATGCCAAGTCCTTTGAGGTATTGAAGCAGCTGGCAGCGTTCCTGAGGCTCGACTACAAGAATTTTCTGACAAGTGATCAGCTTAACCATCTGCTGCCCCTGGAAAAGCAGAGACTTTGAAGCAGTCCCGCGATGGTGCGGATTATTAACTTTCCTGATATAATTCCTGTAAAAGGATCTGCAAAATGAATCATAAATTTAACCCTTATCTATATCTTCTAAGCCTCTGCTTCTGCCTGTACTTTCTTCCAGGCTGCGGCAGTGATGTGGAGCGCAAGATCGAAGTTACGATCAAGAGTGAAGACAAGCCACCAGCCGAGACACAGGAAAAACCGGAAATTTTCAAAGATCCGCAAACATTTATTACCGACAATTCCAAACCAGGGTTTGATCAGCAGTTGGCCATGGCCGATACCAAAAAATCAAAGCCATCCCAGGCTGGAAGCTCTTCCAGTGCACCTGATCTTTCAGTTCCTGTGCAAGCTAAAGCCGACCTGCAGGCAGAAATGAAACCCGGAACTACGCTGCCTACCGAAGCATCAGGCGCGCCCCCTGGAGTCATCATGCTGCCTCCCCCCGGTCCTCCACCAGTAGTCCCTGAAATCATGGAACTCGCTCCTGTCCTCAGAGAACATCCTGAATTGTTCCGGGACATTTTTATCCAGTGCGCCAAAACACTGCAAAAAGAAGAAGTGCCTCAGGAGATTCAGGGTCAGCAATGGAAAGCCTACGAGCAATTCGAAGAAGAATTATCCATAGAAGGGTCGAACCCGGAGAAAAAACTTGGTGATTTCAGCCATCTGCTGCTTGGCCTCAGGCTGCCGCCGGACAAGCTCAAGCGCGGTATTCTGGATGGACTCTCAATCTTCAAGCGAAAAATGGAAACACTGAAATTGAATCCAGAGGCCAAGGTCCAGAACGAAACTCTCGACTGCGAGTTGAGGAACAAGCTCTACCAGAAGTTCGATGAATTTCCCGATTCCGAAGACAATCCCGAACAGGATAAACTGCGGGAATCCATTGATCAGGATTTCAAGCTGGTGGACCTGTTGCTTCTGGATTATTCAGAAAACACCCGGTCACTGGAAATTCTAAGAAATATCGCAGCCAAACTCAAAGTGGAAATCAAGGACATCCTGACCGGGGAACAGCTGAAAATCATAGATTCGATAAAATAGTCATGCCTGAAGCTGGAAAGCAGACATCAATGAAAAACAATCCGGTTCTGCCAAAACTCCATGCCGTGATTCTGGACATGGACGGAGTGCTGATTGACAGCGAAAAATGCTGGAAAAGAGCTGAACTGGTCTTTCTGGCACGCCTGATCCACGATCCGGACCGTTTCGACACTAACCGTTTCATCGGGCTCGGAATGAGGGATGTCTATTCACTCCTGGTCCGCGAGCATCTGATCAAGGTTTCAGAAGACGAATTCCGGCAAGTGTATCATGACGCAGCTGCAGTTATTTACAAGGATTGGACCTGTCTGATGCCAGGGGTGCTCGATTTCATCGGCAGCGCCAGGAAAAAAGGCCTGAAAATCGGACTGGCCTCTTCTTCCCCGCTCTCCTGGATCGAGATGGTACTGGAGAGATTTGAACTCCGCACACGATTTGACCAGATCGTCAGTTCAGACCATGTGGGAGGTGAGGCCAAACCCTCGCCCAGAGTTTATCAGCACGCCTTATCATTGCTGGGTGTCAATTCAAGCAAATCGCTGGCGATCGAAGACTCCTGCTACGGGATCATTTCCGCAAAAAAGGCTGGGCTTCATTGCCTTGGCTTCAGAAACGGCGGCAATGACCACGAGGATTTCAGCCTGGCTGACGGGGAAATTGATTCATTTGAGAATTATGAAATTTAGCATGCCCGGAAATCATTCCTTTCTGCTGCGGTCGACTGGTTTGAATAAAACATTGATTCTGCGTTACCTGGCTGGGTGCAATCATCCCGGTCTCGCTCCGCCGGCCCCGCTTAGCGGGGACCCCGCCGGCTGCGCGGTTTTAGAATTTTGACAATCAAACCTTTGCTCCCTTCGCAGGACGGAAAGATCTCCTGGTATGTCAGTATTGAAAACTCTACTTGGGTTTACGGCCGAAATATTGATAATATGTGACTTCCATCCCGCCATTGAACAGTTTCCTCTTTCTCTCAGCCACAGCCCCGAAACGGCGCTCAAAATCCCAGTCAGGAGTGATCACATATACGGACCAGCCGGTCTTTTTCCGGAAAATCCGGCCCAGGTCAAAATAGTTCTGCCTGGCATCCCTCAATTCCCCCATCCGCTCGCCATAGGGAGGATTGCAGATCACTATCCCGTATTCCCGGTCGATCCAGAGTTCGTTCAGCATTTTGCGGGTGAAATGGATGTCATCTGTCACATGAGCCCTGCGGGCATTGGCTTCTGAGACTGCGATCGCCTCGCTGTCCATGTCCGAGGCTTCAATCAACGGTTCAGACAACGGTTTGATCCGGCTGCGCGCAAGTTCACGCTCCTCCTGCCATGGTGCGGCCGGAGAACAGCCCCATTTTTCAGCCGCAAATGAGCGCAGCAATCCTGGCGCGATCTCCCGGCCGATCAAAGCGGCTTCGATCGGGATGGTGCCTGAACCGCAGAAAGGGTCCAGCAGCAGCCTGCCGGGTTCCCAGAAGGAAAGCTGCACCAGGGCGGCGGCCAGTGTTTCCTTGAGCGAGGCTTCGACTCCCTGCAGTCTGTAACCCCGCCTGTGCAAAGCTTCTCCACTCGTATCCAACAATAGGGAAGCGATATCTTTGTGGAGAGCCACCCGAATCATGTATGCAGCACCGTTCTCAGGAAAAATGCTGAGCCCGTACTTCTTCTTCAGGCTTTCCACCACTGCTTTCTTGGTGATGGCCTGGCAGTCAGGCACGCTGTGCAGGATGGATTTCACAGCTTTGCCTGTCACAGGGAATACACCATCAGCCGGGATCCAATCGCTCCAGGGAAGCGCTTTCACTCCCTCGAACAGTTCATCAAAGGTCAGAGCCTTGAATTCACCGATCTTGACATAAATCCTGTCCGCAGATCGCAAATTGAGATTGGCTCTCGCGACGGCTTTGAAATCGCCCTGAAATTCCACCATTCCGTCGCTGACCTGAAGGTCGGCAAAACCCAGCCCTTCGAGTTCCCGCTTTACTATGGCTTCCAGTCCGAAAGCGGTGGTGGCTACTAAAGACATGCTTTTCCCGTTCAAAGTGCTCCTCGATATTTTTGCAAAGACACGCTAAACTTCATTCTGAGTCCCAGAGCTGATTGTTGTAACAGTCGGTACATTATAAAATGAAGATGCTGCTTGTCAAGAAGTTGAGTCAGCGTGTTTTCAGGACTAATTCCAACAACTGCCGATAAAACATTGAATACTCATGGTATAATAAAGATAAATCCGATATAAGCTGGGAAAAGTTAAAACCGCAAAAATGTCCTTCAGGAGGAAATCATGTCCCGAATTTATTTCATTACTCTTTTCATGTTCGTTTTTATTACTGCCAACCTCTGGGCTGCTGAAAAAGACAGCAGTTCCGCAAAAGTTTCCAGCTCGGAAGTTGCCCTCAAACCTGACCACGAAAAAAATAGTGATACACAGGAAACCCGCGACAAATTGGCTCTCTGCTTCAATGACTTGAATGCCAAAGCGATGAAAAGCCTTGAATTCGAAACCAGCCTGTTTTTACTCGATTTCAAAGTCATCAAGCCTTTTGACCGGAAATTGGCCTCCAATGATGCTCCAATTTTTGAATTTGACTTTCCGGCCAGTTTCTTAGGATTCGGGTATACCAAAAACGGTGATTCCAGCAATTTCGACAGTGCCTATATTAATTTACTGTTTATTAAGATCGGGAAAAATTTCGGCGGTAAGAAAGGCGGCATTTCGAATTATGGGAAATGGAATAAAAACACCTCCAAGCCGGCTAAATTTTTCTTTTGTGTGCCTGAAATTGAATTCTCGAATGGCAACTTTTCTTTTTACAAAAAAAACAGCCTTCTAGCCGGATACAACGGAGCGGTATCTGTAGGTATAAAACATCATTGGAGCAAAAAGTCCTGGGTCTCCTGGAAATATAACTTTGATTCCAACTATCTCGATGCCATCAAAGATGCATCGAACAATTCGTTCAGGAATTCATTTGCAATGGGAATTTGTTTTTGAAAAACTGTCAAATTCCGAATTTTATTGCCTCTTAACCATGAAATATTGTAAAATAAATAAATCCCCGGCAGACGGGGTTTTTTTCTGATTTTACCGGGAGGTAACCTGTGCTCGTCAAATCCTCTTATCTGATCACCCTTGACCCGGAAAAACCATTTTTTGAAAATCCTGGGCTGCTGATTTTAGACGACCGCATCGCTGAAATCGGTTCTGCCGATAAAATGGAAGCCAAGCATCCCAAAGAGGAAGTCCTGGACCTGACCGGAAAATGCGTGCTGCCCGGGATGGTTAATATCCATACCCATTTTTACGGAGCTTTCGCCCGCGGGATCTCACTCGCCGGGAAACCGCCGGTTCTGTTCTCCCAGATCCTGGAACGCCTCTGGTGGAAGCTCGACAAAGCCCTGGATGAGAAATCCATCCGCCACAGCGCTGCGATCAGCCTGGTCGACGGAATCCGCTCAGGTGTGACTGCTTACTTCGACCATCATGCTTCCCCTAATTGCGTGGAGGAATCGCTCGACCTGATCGCAGACGAAACGGAAACTGCCGGAGTGCGGGCCTGCCTCTGCTATGAGACTTCGGACCGTGACGGCGACAAGATCGCCAGGGCCGGGATCAGGGAGAACACCAGATTCATCAAAAAATGCGGTAAAAAAAACGAACGGCTGGCAGGCCTTTTCGGACTGCATGCAGCTCTTACCCTTTCCGACGAAACACTTGCCAGAGCAGTAAAAGCGGGATCTGAATCCGGCTGCGGATTTCACATCCATGTGGCTGAAGGCATCGAAGATGTGGACGAGAGTCTGAGCCGTTATGGGAAGAGGGTAGTGGAGCGGCTCTCAAAAAACGGGATACTCACAGGGAATTCCATCTTTGCCCACTGTATCCACCTGAACGATGAAGAAAAGAGAATGCTTTCAAAAGCAGGCTGCACAGTAGCTCACAATCCTGAGTCCAACCTCAACAATGCCGTGGGATTCGCTGATGTTCTGGATCTTTTGAAACACGGTGTACATGTCGGTCTGGGTACAGACGGATTTTCCCAGGGTCTCTGGCACAGCCTGAGGGCCGCTTCACTGATGCCCAGATATCTGAAGCGCGATCCCCGCGTTTTTTACGGTGAAATCTTCAACCTTTTATTCGAAAACTCCAGGAAGGCCAGTCAGGTTTTCGGAATTCCACTGGGTATCCTGAAAAAAGGAGCAGCGGCAGACCTGATCGCCATCCCTTACTGCCCTCCCACTGACTTCAATGCAGGGAACCTATACGGTCATCTGTTTTTCGGCCTGATGGAACGGGCTGTCTCAGACGTGATCTGCGGTGGCAGGCTGCTGCTGAAAAACGGGGAACTTCTTACCCTGGATGAGCACTGCATCATGGAATCCGCCCGCAAAGCCTGTCCCGCGGTCTGGAAAAAATACAAGGGAAACTAACGAATCATCATGGTCAAACTATTCCATATCACTAAAATTTATCAGGACCGCATCAGGGCTCTGGACAATCTGAGCTGCCACATCAAGAAAGGCGAATTCGTCTTCCTGGTCGGTCCGGCTGGTGCCGGCAAGACCACGCTTCTGAAACTTCTTTTCAGAGCCGAGCGCACCTCTGAAGGCCAGATCCTGATCGACGGCCGCAATATCGAACAGCTGAAGCCTGCCCAGATTCCATATCTGCGTCGAAACATGGGTATCATTTTCCAGGATTTCAAGCTGTTCAGGAACAAGAGTATTTTCGACAATGTAGCCTTGGCTCTTAGAATTCAGGGCATCCCGGAAGATATGACGATCAGGCAGACAGAAAAAATACTCAGCATGGTCGGTTTGTCACAGAAAATGGAGCGGTACCCGGATGAACTTTCAGGGGGTGAAAAGCAGAAAGCCTGCTTTGCCAGGGCAGTGATCAATGATCCGCCGTTGCTGATCACCGACGAACCCACAGGTAATCTGGATCCGGAAGCATCCTGGGAAATCATGAAACTTCTTCTGGAATACAATATGCGGGGTTCCACTGTGATCGTCGCCACTCACGCCAGCCATCTGGTGGACAAGGTCAGAAAACGGGTGATCGCCCTGATCGATGGCAAAATCGTCAAGGACGAGGACAAGGGAGTGTACAGTTATGAAGGGCTTTAATAAGTGGCAGTATTACCTGAGAGAAGCTCGGTCCAACATGAGCTATTTTTCCCTTCTGACATTAACCTCGGTTTCCACAGTAACGGTCGTACTGACTATTCTCAGTCTTTTTCTGCTTCTATCTGAAAACCTCAAGAATCTGTCCGTAGTGCTGGAACGGGAAATCTCCATTTCCGCTTTTCTTGACACTGCGCCAAGGGAACTGTATCAGGAGATAATCGGCAAGATCAGGAGCTGGCCGGATGTCACCAGCGCGAACTTCTTGAGCAAAGAAGTGGCACTGGTCAATCTTGAACGCGAACTTTCACTTGACTCCAACAAAATCATGACCGAGTTCGGGGAGAATCCACTTCCGGACATCCTGGAAATCAAACCCGTATCCCCTGAAGTGATTCCAAGGCTCGTGGATAAAATCAGAAAAGAATTTCCCTGGCTCACTGAAATTTCCTATGGAAAAGAGCTGGTGACAAAGGTGGAAAGCCTTTCCCGCACCTTCCGATTTTTCGCCGCTCTGCTTGTCTTTTTACTCGGCACCGCTTCCCTCTTCATCATTGCCAACACCATCAAACTGACCCTCTTTTCCAGGCGGGAAGAGATCGAAATCATGCAGTTGATCGGTGCCACCAGAAACTTTATCAGCACGCCGTTCCTGATGGAGGGAATGATCCAGGGATTTCTGGGAGCAATGATTTCACTGGCTGTAAGTTATGCCGGCTATACCATGCTCGTGGGGAAAGTCAAAGCTCTGTTGCCATTCCTGCCTTTCCTCTCGGTCGATGGAGTGTTTCCACTGCTCTCAGCCAAGATTCTGGTTTTGGGTCTGTTGATCGGATTCTGTGGCAGCTTTTTTTCAATCAAGAAAAACTTTGATTACTGAAATGCGGTTATTTCTTCTTTTCTTTATTTTCAGTTTATATCCGCTCTGGGCTGATTCTGACACCACAGAAACTGAAAAGCAGAATCTCATAAACCAGATTGTCAGGATCCGTCAGCAGGAAAATGAAATCATCAACTCACTGGAAAAAATTGAGCGTGACATCAAGGTTTATGAGGAAAAAATAGCAGATAGCCAGACAGTTGTGGATTCCCTAGAACTGGAGATCAGAAAGCTGGAATCATCGGTGCTCGAAAACCGGGAAAAGCTTTCTATCCGCCGCCAGAGCTATTTCCAGTCACTCAGAAATTTTTATGTCAAGCGTGATTCCTCATACCTCAATTTTCTTTTTACCACAAACAATACGGATGAATTCCTGCGCAGATCAAAATACCTCCAGCACATCACCAAGAGAGAAGAAATCCTGCTGTATGATCTTCTGGGAAGCCTTAAAATCATCGAAGCCCAGCAAGCCACTCTGCAGGACAAAAAGGAAGAAATCGATTATCACAAGGAAAAGCTGCTCTTCGATAAGAAACAGCTGGTCCGCGCCAAGGGTGAAAAAGAGGATATCCTGTCCAGCATCAGGCGGAAACAGGAAGAACTGCAGGCCAAGTATGATGAATTTCAGCTGGGGAGCGCAAAAATCTCACAAGTGCTGAAAAACATCGATTCCTCAGGTGTTTCGAATCCCACCGGGGAAGTGGAAACTGCAGATGCCAAGCCTGTGATTCCCGCCACAGAGACCACCACAGAAGTGTCCGAAATCCTCGCAAATGGAAAAATCAGCCTGATCTGGCCGATCGGAGACATCAATTCAGTGATTGCCTTTTTCGGCACCCAGAAAAATCAGTTCAACACATCTTATTTCAACACAGGGATCAATATTGCCTGCGCCAAGGAAACCCCGGTTAAAGCAGCCGCCAACGGAAAAGTCATGTACAAAGGAGTGGTAGAAGGTTATGGGAATGTCCTGATTCTGGACCACGGCAGCGGCTTCACGACCCTGTATGCCCATCTCAAGGAAATCATGGTGGGAATAAACGAAGAGCTCAATGCTGGCGATAGTATCTCTACGATAGAGGAAAATCCCGAGCTGAAAGTCGGGGTTCTGCATTTTGAACTCCGCTGCCACGGGGAACCGCAGGACCCGCTGAAATGGCTGTAACGGAGGACCCATGAAAAAACTTCTGATAATCGCACTCTCATTCTGCATTTTGTCTGTTCACTCAGCCACTATACCCACTTCTCAGGACGATGTAGAGTTGCTGAAAGAAGCCATTCTGATCATCAAAAGCTCTTACGTGAAAGCCAATCTCAATGACCGGGAATTGATTCACGGCGCTATCAACGGGATTGTGGAAACACTCAACGATCCTTATACTAATTTTCTGTCATCAGATGAGTTCAAGGACTTGAACGACGAAACATCAGGCCAGTTCGGCGGAGTCGGCATCATAGTCACTCTGAGGGAGCAGAAAGTCACAGTGATCAGTCCGATTTTCGGATCCCCTGCCGATCAGGCAGGAATCAGGGCAGGAGACCTCATCACTGAAGTCAACGGCCAGCCCATCAAAGACGGGGAACTGAAAAAAGCCCTTCAGCTTCTGAAAGGTGAAATCGGCGAAACTGTTGAAATCGAAACCTTCACACCATCTGACAACAAATACCGTAAATCACTGCTCAACCGTGAAGTAGTTAAAAACACCAGCATCATATTTTCGGGGGTGACACCGGACAATTTCGGTTATGTCAGGATCCGCAACTTCTCCGCTTCCACAGCAGACGACCTGGAAAAAGAGATCAAAGACATGGAATCAGTACCGATCAAGGGGCTGATCCTGGACCTGCGCTCCAACGCGGGAGGACTGCTGACTGCAGGCATCAATGTCGCCGACCTGTTTCTCGAATCCGGCACGATTCTGTCCACCCGCTCCAGAGACGGTGAGAAGAATGTATACATGGCTGATGCGCAGATCTCCCACAAAGGCTATCCGATGGTTGTGCTGATCGACAGAGGATCGGCTTCGGCCGCGGAAATCGTCGCTGCTGCCCTCCACGATAATCAGAAAGCGATTCTGGTGGGTGAAAAAAGCTTTGGAAAAGGCTGTGTACAGACTGTGAAAACCCTTAGCGACGGCTCGGCACTCTCACTGACCACCGCCTGGTATTACACTCCGGCCGGAGAATGTATCCACGATAAAGGTATCAACCCTGATGTCCTGGTGGAAAATCCTGTCTTCGAAGACCAGAAGAAAGTGGATGAGATCGTAAACACACTGCGTAAAGAACAGGAGCAAAGCTATCAGGACCGCTATCAGAACAAGATTCACAGGTTTACTCCTTTCGAATACGACAATCAGCTGCTCAGGGCAGTAGATACGCTTCGCGAGTTCTGGAAATTCCAGCCCCTCTATGAAAAATTCACTCCTGCTGTGCATTAGCTTCCTGCTGGCTTTCCAGGCCGGGGCAGCTCAAGTTTCCATCGTACTTGACGATTTCGGATATCCCGGTTATCCGGCGCACAAGATATTCCTGATGAACTATCCTTTCACACTGGCGATACTCCCTTTTTCCCCGAATGCCACGAGATTCGCTCTCCAGGCCCGGAAAGCCGGTTTCGAAATCATCCTGCACCTGCCGCTCGAAGCCCTGTCCGAGATCCCAGCCGATAATTCAACCTATCTCACGGTGGAAATGCCGCCGGATCGAGTGGAGCGGGTAATCATCGACAACATGTTGAGACTGCCCGGGATAGTGGGTGTGAACAATCATCAGGGTTCACTGTTTACAGAAGATCTGGAGCGGATGACAGTACTTCTGAAAACGTTAGGCAATTACAACCTCTTTTTCATGGACAGCCTGACTTCTCCTCATTCAATCTGCAAAGAGGCAGCCAGAAAGGAAGGAGTAAAAATCCTGAAAAGGGATGTGTTTCTGGACAATACTGCAGAAGAGGAAAACATCCGGAAACAACTCCAGGAATTGTTCTGCAAGGCGGAAAAGAATGGCTCAGCCATAGGTATCGGTCATGCCCGTGCCAAAACACTCGACTATCTGGAGAAACTTCTTCCCGAGATACTCGATGAATATCCTGATATCCAGATAGTGCCGCTTTCCAGAATCTACCAGGATTCAAAGCGGTTTTAATTGTCTTTTCCAGGGAAACAGGGCATAATTCCATCATGAGCAGGCTGCTCTCATTCTTTTTCCTGCTGATACTCTGCTGCCCGCTGTTTGCGGATGAAGAGGAATATCCGAATCGCAGTTATATCAGGTATGTCCGAGGTGACGTGCGGGTTAAGCTGTTCGAAGGTCCGGGAGTGAAAGCCACCTGCGAACTGGAACTGTCGGTCGGGGACAGGGTCAGGTCTGGAACCAACTCGATTGCCGAAATCGTTCTCGCCGGCACGGCTTTGATCAGGGTCAGAGCGGATTCAGAATTCGTAATTCCGCAGAATTCAGTCAACACAAAAGAAAAAGTCTCATTCATCCAGATGCTTGCCGGCACTTTATGGGCTAGGGCTAAGCAGGGAAACGACTCTCTCAAGATAGCCACTCCCAACGCCATCTGCGGTGTGCGGGGTACTGAATTCATTTTGGAGGCTACTGCCAACAGCACCCGCCTGACAGTCTGCCAGGGCGAAGTGGCTTTCGTTCCCCTGACAGATGGATTCCAGACTCAAGCTATTTCAGTGAAAACCGGAAAGCGTCTTACTTACATTCCTAAACCCGGAAAACCAGGCACAGTGGAAACTATGCTTCTGGAAAAACCCCTGAAATCGTATTATGATGCTTTAAAA
This window of the Candidatus Wallbacteria bacterium genome carries:
- a CDS encoding peptidoglycan DD-metalloendopeptidase family protein; this translates as MRLFLLFFIFSLYPLWADSDTTETEKQNLINQIVRIRQQENEIINSLEKIERDIKVYEEKIADSQTVVDSLELEIRKLESSVLENREKLSIRRQSYFQSLRNFYVKRDSSYLNFLFTTNNTDEFLRRSKYLQHITKREEILLYDLLGSLKIIEAQQATLQDKKEEIDYHKEKLLFDKKQLVRAKGEKEDILSSIRRKQEELQAKYDEFQLGSAKISQVLKNIDSSGVSNPTGEVETADAKPVIPATETTTEVSEILANGKISLIWPIGDINSVIAFFGTQKNQFNTSYFNTGINIACAKETPVKAAANGKVMYKGVVEGYGNVLILDHGSGFTTLYAHLKEIMVGINEELNAGDSISTIEENPELKVGVLHFELRCHGEPQDPLKWL
- a CDS encoding S41 family peptidase, which produces MKKLLIIALSFCILSVHSATIPTSQDDVELLKEAILIIKSSYVKANLNDRELIHGAINGIVETLNDPYTNFLSSDEFKDLNDETSGQFGGVGIIVTLREQKVTVISPIFGSPADQAGIRAGDLITEVNGQPIKDGELKKALQLLKGEIGETVEIETFTPSDNKYRKSLLNREVVKNTSIIFSGVTPDNFGYVRIRNFSASTADDLEKEIKDMESVPIKGLILDLRSNAGGLLTAGINVADLFLESGTILSTRSRDGEKNVYMADAQISHKGYPMVVLIDRGSASAAEIVAAALHDNQKAILVGEKSFGKGCVQTVKTLSDGSALSLTTAWYYTPAGECIHDKGINPDVLVENPVFEDQKKVDEIVNTLRKEQEQSYQDRYQNKIHRFTPFEYDNQLLRAVDTLREFWKFQPLYEKFTPAVH
- a CDS encoding divergent polysaccharide deacetylase family protein; translated protein: MKNSLLLCISFLLAFQAGAAQVSIVLDDFGYPGYPAHKIFLMNYPFTLAILPFSPNATRFALQARKAGFEIILHLPLEALSEIPADNSTYLTVEMPPDRVERVIIDNMLRLPGIVGVNNHQGSLFTEDLERMTVLLKTLGNYNLFFMDSLTSPHSICKEAARKEGVKILKRDVFLDNTAEEENIRKQLQELFCKAEKNGSAIGIGHARAKTLDYLEKLLPEILDEYPDIQIVPLSRIYQDSKRF
- a CDS encoding FecR family protein; this encodes MSRLLSFFFLLILCCPLFADEEEYPNRSYIRYVRGDVRVKLFEGPGVKATCELELSVGDRVRSGTNSIAEIVLAGTALIRVRADSEFVIPQNSVNTKEKVSFIQMLAGTLWARAKQGNDSLKIATPNAICGVRGTEFILEATANSTRLTVCQGEVAFVPLTDGFQTQAISVKTGKRLTYIPKPGKPGTVETMLLEKPLKSYYDALKKAEMNSGDKTIGEKSSIKIQDFSGEMEKIEKQFQDGFKDHLSDEKEGQEPLDKLEKLKSIPSGAVKTENPALKTDPDLTPHKPGQPDSDKPNPPNHDKPSLPNHDKPSLPNHDKPNPKPNDVPKPDVLPLPKENK